A part of Liolophura sinensis isolate JHLJ2023 chromosome 1, CUHK_Ljap_v2, whole genome shotgun sequence genomic DNA contains:
- the LOC135461656 gene encoding RIIa domain-containing protein 1-like yields the protein MANQPRHNAPEGMEPYDLGGPGDLGALSKEQQEKLNNFKIKTRVDNEKFLRDHPEVECLLAGFLGQVLMKRPEDIREFAADYFTSPDLPSVVEKQLEERQMKLKQNNILKEI from the exons ATGGCGAATCAACCACGACACAATGCACCAGAAGGAATGGAGCCTTATGATTTAGGGGGCCCTGGGGATTTAGGTGCCCTTAGCAAAGAACAGCAAGAAAAACTGAACAATTTCAAG attaaaaCTAGAGTAGacaatgaaaaattcttaagaGACCATCCAGAAGTGGAGTGTCTTCTGGCTGGATTCTTGGG ACAAGTTCTGATGAAGCGTCCAGAAGACATCAGAGAGTTTGCTGCAG ACTACTTCACCAGCCCAGACCTCCCATCTGTTGTGGAAAAACAATTGGAGGAGAGACAGATGAAACTcaaacagaacaatattttaaagGAAATTTAG